One Panicum virgatum strain AP13 chromosome 3N, P.virgatum_v5, whole genome shotgun sequence DNA segment encodes these proteins:
- the LOC120666385 gene encoding putative glutaredoxin-C14 yields the protein MADRVMKLASERAVVVFTLSSCCMCHTVTKLMQDLSVNALVHELDSDPRGKEMERALLKMLGGRGPAVPVVFIGGKLVGGTNRVMSLHLGGELVPMLMDAGALWL from the coding sequence ATGGCCGACCGCGTGATGAAGCTGGCGTCGGAGCGGGCGGTGGTGGTGTTCACGCTGAGCTCCTGCTGCATGTGCCACACGGTGACCAAGCTAATGCAGGACCTGAGCGTGAACGCGCTGGTGCACGAGCTGGACAGCGACCCTAGGGGCAAGGAGATGGAGCGCGCCCTGCTCAAGATGCTCGGCGGCAGGGGCCCGGCCGTCCCCGTCGTCTTCATCGGCGGCAAGCTCGTCGGCGGCACCAACAGGGTCATGTCCCTCCacctcggcggcgagctcgtGCCCATGCTCATGGACGCCGGCGCGCTCTGGCTGTAG
- the LOC120664978 gene encoding serine/threonine-protein phosphatase 7 long form homolog encodes MAGMEMDSLLDPVIDSSHRSYFAAVEHRALEVLRPRPPGEAISIHHDWCDRLREAGLLTLSRLVEVGPIQLDRSLLTVLVDRWRPETHTFHLPCREMTPTLQDVAYLLGLPIVGEAVGPRVVAASWKDELEARFALVDRVDEAGPINPHPRASGPSKTWFLQFTPALLAADADEYSVTRSLEAYLLWLFGYIMFNNTHGNSVDRILLPYAWEIADGDEDVLPYSWGEAVLAATYRGLCDGCMKTHGNAILSGCPLLLQLWSYERLAVGRPLVIHEPYHGGMYGDEEDERPTMGTIWIWCQRSWAHARVRRAYPEFVSELDMLTPEDVVWEPYSPEAVATRAPAGLSSHCSANASLWLTSAVLVYDIAVEAYCPWRVRRQFGQRQEFPVPTALERVSRQDHRLSRSGLPCSDDWLTKIQPWVDQWEQADEHLVHPTGPHTDSFFRAYLTWYLPRTRARLVFVDTHPQPHQARPQDGYARHHVEALAGALRLCNMMETDCSTYLTRVRAGSPMTQFEQTEAWSRQRDQLRQVAHNFGTRVQYEDSHRSSQASSSFPCPSTVHGPTSQFFPSAATAFGHTGMFRGTAPVGGPYPGMVLGPQIPAYTGFYPDAGAGPSSSSFRPDNETFTLDDFDSLSLEEPAAQGDPDVLGYSQLGGAPLGISQQQTPQPLARPERQVRSPDVLTYSEGHVRAQQRAKRVRRPRGG; translated from the exons atggcag gtatggagatggactccttgctagacccagtgatcgactcgagccacaggtcttactttgcagctgttgagcaccgagccctagaggtgctacgtcctcgtccacccggcgaggcgatctctatacaccacgattggtgtgaccg gttacgtgaggccggcctactgactctgagccgtcttgtcgaggttgggcctattcagctcgaccgatccctcctgacggtgctcgttgacagatggaggccggagacacacacgttccacctcccgtgtcgggagatgactcctacgctgcaggacgtggcctacctcctcggcctccctatcgtcggggaggctgtaggtccgcgtgtggtggcggcctcgtggaaggatgagctggaggcccgttttgccctggttgaccgcgtggacgaagcaggtccgatcaacccgcacccgcgagcatcaggtccttcgaagacctggttcctacagtttaca cctgccttgttggctgcggatgccgacgagtacagtgtgaccagatcgctggaggcgtacctactttggttgtttggttacatcatgttcaacaacactcatggcaactcggtcgataggattctccttccgtatgcatgggagattgcggatggggacgaggacgtactgccctacagctggggtgaggcggtacttgcagccacttaccgtggactctgcgatgggtgcatgaagacacatgggaacgctatcctgtcagggtgcccactactgctacagctttggtcgtacgagaggctagccgttggtcgcccCTTGGTCatccacgagccttaccacgggggcatgtacggcgacgaggaggacgagaggcccactatgggaactatctggatctggtgtcag aggtcctgggcacatgcgcgggttagacgcgcatatcctgagtttgtttcggagctcgacatgctgacgcccgaggatgttgtctgggagccttacagcccagaggctgtggctacccgtgcaccagcaggcctgtcttcgcactgctccgcgaatgcgagcctgtggcttacttccgccgttctggtttatgacatcgcggttgaggcatattgcccctggagagtcaggagacagtttgggcagcgccaggagtttccggtgcccaccgcgttggagcgtgtcagtcgccaggaccacag gttgtcaaggagtggcttgccgtgctctgatgattggctcaccaagatccagccgtgggtggaccaatgggaacaggcagacgagcacttggtccatccaacaggaccacacacagatagcttctttagggcttacctcacctggtacttaccccggactcgggctcgtctggtttttgttgacactcacccacagccacaccaggcgaggcctcaggatggctatgcccggcaccacgtggaggcactagctggcgcg cttcgcctttgcaacatgatggagacggactgctcgacttacttgacgagggtacgtgccggatccccaatgacccagtttgagcagacagaggcatggtcgaggcagcgtgatcagttgcgtcaggtagcgcacaacttcggaacccgtgtgcagtacgaagacagccacaggtcgtctcaggcctcgtcgtcgttcccgtgtccgtcgaccgtgcacgggccgacgtcgcagttcttcccaagtgcag ctactgcgttcggccatactggaatgtttagagggacagcaccagttggcggaccgtatccagggatggtactggggccacagataccggcctacacag gattctaccccgatgcgggcgccggaccttcttcctcctcctttcgaccagataacgagaccttcaccttagacgacttcgacagcttgtctctagaagagcctgccgcgcaaggtgaccccgatgtcttggggtattcacagctaggaggcgcaccacttgggatctctcagcagcagacaccgcagccccttgcgcgtcctgagcgacaggtgaggtctccggatgttctcacctactccgagggccatgtccgtgcccagcagagggctaagagggtccgacgccctaggggtggttag
- the LOC120663554 gene encoding putative glutaredoxin-C14 → MADRVMKLASERAVVVFTLSSCCMCHTVTKLMQDLSVNALVHELDSDPRGKEMERALLKMLGGRGLAVPAVFIGGKLVGGTNRVISLHLGGELVPMLMNAGALWV, encoded by the coding sequence ATGGCGGACCGCGTGATGAAGCTAGCGTCGGAGCGGGCGGTGGTGGTGTTCACGCTGAGCTCCTGCTGCATGTGCCACACGGTGACGAAGCTGATGCAGGACCTAAGCGTGAACGCGCTGGTGCACGAGCTGGACAGCGACCCCAGGGGCAAGGAGATGGAGCGCGCCCTGCTCAAGATGCTCGGCGGCAGGGGCCTCGCCGTCCCCGCTGTCTTCATCGGCGGCAAGCTCGTTGGCGGCACCAACAGGGTCATATCCCTCCacctcggcggcgagctcgtGCCCATGCTCATGAACGCCGGCGCGCTCTGGGTGTAG